A genomic window from Streptomyces sp. MST-110588 includes:
- a CDS encoding penicillin-binding transpeptidase domain-containing protein, producing the protein MNKPLRRVAIFCGLLILALLVRVNWVQFVQADELKNDKHNRRVAIERYSKPRGNIIVDGQAVTGSTTTDIGDFKYKRTYKNGPMWAPVTGFASQAFDANQLEKLYDGILTGTDDSLFFSRTVDMFTGEKQKGGDVVTTLDAKAQKAAFEGLGDKKGAVAAINPETGAILALASTPSYDPSSFAGMSSKDGEAFNKLQKKNNPDDPTLNRALRQTYPPGSTFKVVTAAAALENGLYNSVDEKTRSPLPWRLPLSTHDLPNEGNLPCENATMREALRVSCNTVFGKMSDDLGNKKMKEQAEKFGFNNAKVDTPVRAAESVYPTDNRPQNAMDGIGQASNRVTPLQMAMVTAAIANGGKLMKPYMVEKLVAPNLNVIQQHTPETMSQPLKPENAQKIQSIMETVVKEGTGTKAQIDGVTVGGKTGTAQHGEDNKDNPYAWFISYAKTGKGIPVAVAVVIEGSDTLRDDVAGGRLAAPIAKHVMEAVLGKK; encoded by the coding sequence GTGAACAAGCCCCTGCGCAGGGTCGCCATCTTCTGCGGCCTGCTCATCCTGGCCCTGCTCGTACGGGTCAACTGGGTCCAGTTCGTACAGGCCGATGAGCTGAAGAACGACAAGCACAACCGCCGGGTCGCCATCGAGCGCTACAGCAAGCCGCGCGGCAACATCATCGTCGACGGCCAGGCCGTCACGGGGTCCACGACCACCGACATCGGCGACTTCAAGTACAAGCGCACGTACAAGAACGGTCCCATGTGGGCGCCGGTCACCGGCTTCGCCTCGCAGGCGTTCGACGCCAACCAGCTCGAAAAGCTCTACGACGGCATTCTGACCGGCACCGACGACTCGCTGTTCTTCAGCCGTACGGTCGACATGTTCACCGGTGAGAAGCAAAAGGGCGGCGACGTCGTCACCACTCTGGACGCCAAGGCGCAGAAGGCCGCCTTCGAGGGGCTGGGCGACAAGAAGGGCGCCGTCGCCGCGATCAACCCGGAAACCGGCGCGATCCTGGCGCTGGCCAGCACCCCCTCGTACGACCCCTCCAGCTTCGCCGGCATGTCCAGCAAGGACGGCGAGGCGTTCAACAAGCTGCAGAAGAAGAACAACCCCGACGACCCGACGCTGAACCGGGCGCTGCGCCAGACCTACCCGCCCGGCTCCACCTTCAAGGTCGTCACCGCCGCCGCCGCGCTGGAGAACGGCCTGTACAACAGCGTGGACGAGAAGACCCGGTCGCCGCTGCCCTGGCGGCTGCCGCTGTCCACCCACGACCTCCCCAACGAGGGCAACCTGCCCTGCGAGAACGCCACCATGCGTGAGGCGCTGCGGGTCTCCTGCAACACCGTCTTCGGCAAGATGAGTGACGACCTGGGCAACAAGAAGATGAAGGAGCAGGCGGAGAAGTTCGGCTTCAACAACGCCAAGGTCGACACGCCGGTCCGCGCCGCCGAGAGCGTCTACCCCACCGACAACCGTCCGCAGAACGCGATGGACGGCATCGGCCAGGCGTCCAACCGCGTCACCCCGCTGCAGATGGCCATGGTCACCGCCGCCATCGCCAACGGCGGCAAGCTGATGAAGCCGTACATGGTCGAGAAGCTCGTCGCGCCGAACCTCAACGTCATCCAGCAGCACACCCCCGAGACGATGAGCCAGCCGCTGAAGCCGGAGAACGCCCAGAAGATCCAGTCGATCATGGAGACGGTCGTCAAGGAGGGCACCGGCACCAAGGCCCAGATCGACGGCGTCACGGTCGGCGGCAAGACGGGTACCGCGCAGCACGGCGAGGACAACAAGGACAATCCGTACGCCTGGTTCATCTCCTACGCCAAGACCGGCAAGGGCATCCCGGTCGCCGTCGCCGTCGTCATCGAGGGCTCCGACACGCTGCGCGACGACGTCGCGGGCGGCAGGCTGGCCGCGCCCATCGCCAAGCACGTCATGGAGGCGGTACTCGGCAAGAAGTGA